Proteins encoded by one window of Cuniculiplasma divulgatum:
- a CDS encoding EamA family transporter, whose amino-acid sequence MDLLIFSLPFLVLLFWTGSNSLIKKGLRDLGPDRISVFVVGMGLLPIFVFVFLDGGWLFSPDIIILGIFSGLFLGTGYLLFYRGLGVESLSSTGVTLNVQQIIVIFIGIFFLQEAVNYFEYAGILLIILGAVLVTVQNAPAKRKFLIIAGIANVFWGIYYLPLSESILLVHYSALPLFMGRIIGFIFVLIVSLSLNHPAQKLPMKRSSVYIGLMAGILDGLGNVFYSYSIQLGVFIVSGAIVAMIPATLAIIGFLYFRDRMTTLKLSGIILSVTGALLISLL is encoded by the coding sequence ATGGATCTGCTTATTTTTTCTCTGCCATTTCTTGTTCTTCTGTTCTGGACCGGATCGAATTCACTAATTAAGAAGGGTCTCAGAGATCTTGGACCAGATAGAATATCTGTTTTTGTAGTGGGAATGGGTTTACTTCCAATTTTTGTTTTCGTTTTTCTGGATGGTGGATGGCTCTTCAGTCCGGATATTATTATATTGGGCATATTTTCGGGTCTGTTTCTGGGAACAGGATACCTGCTTTTCTATCGTGGCCTGGGAGTTGAATCTCTGTCAAGCACTGGTGTCACCCTTAATGTGCAGCAGATCATTGTTATTTTTATAGGAATTTTTTTCCTGCAGGAAGCAGTTAATTATTTTGAGTATGCAGGCATTTTACTAATAATTCTTGGAGCAGTACTTGTGACAGTTCAGAATGCTCCAGCTAAAAGAAAATTTCTCATCATAGCTGGAATCGCAAATGTATTCTGGGGAATATACTATCTACCTCTCTCAGAGTCCATACTTTTAGTTCATTACAGTGCCCTTCCCCTATTTATGGGTCGTATAATTGGCTTTATTTTTGTTTTGATTGTTAGTTTGAGTCTCAACCATCCAGCACAGAAGCTTCCAATGAAAAGGTCATCTGTTTATATTGGACTCATGGCAGGTATTCTTGATGGGCTAGGTAATGTGTTTTATTCATATTCTATTCAACTTGGGGTATTCATTGTATCCGGAGCTATTGTTGCAATGATCCCTGCCACACTTGCCATTATAGGTTTTCTTTATTTCAGGGATAGAATGACCACATTGAAACTGTCAGGTATTATTCTTTCAGTCACAGGAGCCTTGTTAATTTCCTTACTCTGA
- the xth gene encoding exodeoxyribonuclease III: MEIDCMTAKLYSWNVNGLRASMDHGLMDFIESVKPDVLCMQETKIMGNSLPVELLSAGYKLYINEAEKKGYSGTVTLTKVEPLNVMKGMGNEVYDKEGRILTLEFKDFFLVNSYFPNSRRNLERLQYKLDFNTEFQRWIKNLEKRKPVIICGDFNVAHSEIDIARPKENQKNAGFTIEERTWMDNFLDDGFIDSFRAIHQTDVKYSWWSYMGRAREKNIGWRIDYFILSAALKEKIISADIMDNVKGSDHAPVYLLMNSEL; encoded by the coding sequence ATGGAAATTGATTGTATGACAGCTAAATTATATTCATGGAATGTCAATGGACTGAGAGCCTCAATGGATCATGGGTTAATGGACTTTATAGAATCGGTTAAACCGGATGTTCTCTGTATGCAGGAAACAAAAATTATGGGTAATTCCCTTCCTGTGGAATTACTTTCAGCAGGCTATAAGCTATATATCAATGAAGCTGAAAAAAAGGGATACAGTGGCACGGTCACATTAACGAAGGTTGAGCCACTAAATGTGATGAAAGGTATGGGAAACGAGGTATATGACAAGGAAGGGCGAATCCTCACACTGGAATTCAAAGACTTCTTCCTTGTAAATTCATATTTTCCAAATTCACGAAGGAACCTCGAAAGACTTCAGTATAAGCTAGATTTTAACACGGAATTTCAAAGGTGGATAAAGAATCTGGAGAAGAGAAAACCTGTCATAATATGTGGGGACTTTAACGTTGCGCACAGTGAGATAGATATAGCAAGGCCAAAGGAAAACCAGAAAAATGCAGGGTTCACAATTGAAGAAAGAACATGGATGGACAATTTTCTGGACGATGGTTTTATTGACAGTTTCAGGGCAATTCATCAAACTGATGTAAAATACTCATGGTGGTCTTATATGGGAAGAGCAAGGGAAAAGAATATAGGCTGGAGGATAGATTACTTCATCCTTTCTGCAGCGCTTAAGGAAAAGATCATTTCAGCAGACATCATGGACAATGTGAAAGGTTCGGATCATGCCCCAGTATATCTCCTAATGAATTCCGAGCTTTAA